A single genomic interval of bacterium harbors:
- a CDS encoding dienelactone hydrolase family protein has translation MNNENAMEPQWGRRRFLRQLLAAAGAVEAARLAATPPRRAWGAAAPPPPPGSPPNKGGDSGITVRPDDPAISAGAVEFPGLITPLLGYVAAPAGGETYPGILLIHDADGLAEHVRDVARRLARVGYVALVPDLLSRQGGTAKVGAVAQVVQAMSRLSVAQFIQDANTAVRYLEDHPLVSKSRVGMLAFGLGGIFSWYLLTQNADLKAAAILYGRVPSSELWPHFSAAILAIYAANDDHDAGDLTDLDAQMKKAGRAWGYKVEPKAGAGFFDDTRKTYVPDAAKDAWKMTLDWYQHNLTA, from the coding sequence ATGAACAACGAGAACGCGATGGAACCACAGTGGGGGCGCCGGCGCTTCCTCAGGCAGTTGCTGGCCGCTGCCGGGGCGGTCGAGGCCGCGCGACTCGCGGCGACCCCGCCGCGGCGCGCGTGGGGAGCCGCCGCGCCGCCTCCCCCCCCGGGCTCACCGCCAAACAAGGGCGGCGACTCCGGCATCACCGTCCGGCCGGACGACCCGGCGATCAGCGCGGGCGCGGTGGAGTTCCCCGGACTCATCACGCCGCTTCTGGGGTACGTCGCCGCGCCGGCCGGCGGCGAGACCTACCCCGGCATCCTCCTGATCCACGATGCCGACGGCCTCGCGGAGCACGTCCGCGACGTGGCGCGCCGGCTCGCGAGGGTCGGCTACGTCGCGCTCGTGCCCGATCTCCTGTCGCGGCAGGGGGGCACCGCGAAGGTCGGGGCCGTGGCCCAGGTCGTGCAGGCGATGTCGCGGCTGTCGGTCGCGCAGTTCATCCAGGACGCCAATACCGCCGTGCGCTACCTCGAAGACCATCCCCTCGTCTCCAAGAGCCGCGTCGGCATGCTCGCGTTCGGACTCGGCGGCATCTTCTCGTGGTATCTGCTGACGCAGAACGCCGACCTCAAGGCGGCCGCCATCTTGTACGGCAGGGTCCCGAGTTCCGAGTTGTGGCCGCACTTCTCTGCTGCGATCCTCGCGATCTACGCGGCCAACGACGATCACGACGCGGGCGATCTCACCGATCTGGATGCGCAGATGAAAAAGGCCGGCCGGGCCTGGGGGTACAAGGTCGAGCCCAAAGCGGGCGCCGGTTTTTTCGAC